The following are from one region of the Pleurodeles waltl isolate 20211129_DDA chromosome 4_1, aPleWal1.hap1.20221129, whole genome shotgun sequence genome:
- the LOC138287342 gene encoding zinc finger protein 436-like → MLAPEETQSLEVDRYIPNPEVLIKKEESYTCSEIFSLSSLLKHHQQTHTGEELFYCIECGQSFSHLAFLKEHQRTHTGEKPFRCGECGKSFSRLSHLQRHHRVHTGEKPYHCNECVKSFSRLSYLQVHQRTHTGEKPYHCNECVKSFSRLSLLQLHQRTHTGEKPYNCNKCVKSFSRLSNLQRHQRTHTEEKPYHCNECVKSFNLLPHLQRHQQTHTGEKPYHCNECVKRFSQLSHLKRHQQTHTAEQLYHCNECGSSFSTSSTLRNHQRTHTGEKPFKCNECVKSFCQLSDLQRHQLIHTGEKPFKCSECVKRFSQLSNLYTHQRTHTGEKPYHCSECGRSFSRLTHLERHYQTHTGEKPYNCSQCLKQYSRLSHLQRHQRTHTHRETAMNVQ, encoded by the coding sequence ATGTTGGCCCCTGAAGAAACACAGTCATTGGAAGTGGACAGATATATCCCCAACCCAGAAGTACTTATCAAGAAAGAAGAATCATACACATGTAGTGAGATCTTTAGTTTGTCATCGCTACTAAAGcaccatcagcaaacacacacaggagaagAACTCTTCTATTGTATTGAATGTGGACAAAGCTTTAGTCATTTAGCGTTCCTTAAAGAGCATCAGCGAactcacacaggggaaaagccattcagatGCGGTgaatgtgggaaaagctttagTCGGTTATCACATCTCCAAAGACATCATCGAGTACACacgggggaaaaaccataccattgcaatgaatgtgtgaagagctttagtcgattATCATACCTGCAagtacatcagcgaacacacacaggggaaaaaccataccactgcaatgaatgtgtgaagagctttagtcggttATCACTCCTACAgctacatcagcgaacacacactggggaaaaaccatacaattgcaataaatgtgtgaagagctttagtcggttatcaaacctccaaagacatcagcgaacacacacagaggAAAAGCCATATCATTgtaatgaatgtgtgaagagctttaatcTGTTAccacacctccaaagacatcagcaaacacacacaggggaaaaaccataccattgcaatgaatgtgtgaagagaTTTAGTCAATTATCACACCTCAAAAGACATCAGCAAACGCATACAGCAGAACAATTATACCACTGcaatgaatgtggaagtagttttagcaCATCTTCAACATTAAGGAATCATCAGCGAactcacacaggggaaaaaccattcaaatgcaatgaatgtgtgaagagtttTTGTCAATTATCAGACCTACAAAGACATCAGCtaatacacacaggggaaaaaccattcaagtgcagtgaatgtgtgaagagattTAGTCAATTATCAAACCTATAcactcatcagcgaacacacacaggggaaaaaccataccattgtagTGAATGTGGGAGGAGCTTTAGTCGGTTAACCCACCTTGAAAGACATtatcaaacacacacaggggaaaaaccatacaattGCAGTCAATGTTTGAAGCAATATAGTCGTTTAtcacacctccaaagacatcagcgaacacacacacacagggaaacaGCAATGAATgtgcaatga